The DNA segment CTTCTACCAGCGACGCGTCTTTGCGATCCATCAGCACCAAGCCGTGGAACTGGCTGTAGAACATCTGCATTACCGCGTCTGTTTTCAGCTCCCGTTCCGTGTACGGGCCGGCCAAAGTGCCTGAAAAAGGAGAGGATGATGCGCTGGGGGGACGACGTAGGATGCCGATACTTGCGCCCCGATCGGCCAAGGCCGTTAGTACCGACGCTGCCCGATCATCGGCAGACAAACGATCTTGCCCGACAACGATCGTTTGCTGCTTCGCCGCCACCAATTTTCCAATGGACTCGAACTGATCGAAAGTCGCATTGTACGCCGTGAGAATCGCGGGCAGCTTGTCTGGCGCATCGACGACTAGCAATGGCCGGTCCGCCGTCAACGCCGCAAGATCGCCGAGGTTGTTCGGGTGAAGTTGTACCGCTTGTTCACCTGCAAGTAGTTCCCGGCCACCGTCGACCATGCTAGCCCGAAAGCGAAATTTTGCGGCGATCGGTTGGCGAACTGTTGGTACGCGCAACGTCACCTTCGCCTTGCCAGCCGGTAGGATTGCTTCGCCTTCGACCAGCGTCGTACCGGCTGCCGACAGGTCCCAACGTACGAGCGCCGTCGGCATTGGGGCATTCAACCCCCAGCGAAATTCAACCGTCTGTACCTGTCCGCCGACCCAGTAGCCGGCGTGGCTCAGGATGATCAAAAGTGCTGTCGCGACGTCCATCGAACCCCTCTGACTTCTCGGCTATGCCCGAATCCCACATCGGTCAGTCTGATCGGGTGAGGGTGCTTTCCCGCCCCACCATGATCTGACTGGAATGGCGACACGATCCACCGTCAGACCTGAAAATAAACGGCTAACGGCGGACGCTACCTTTCTAGTGCACCGGCGTCCCGCTTGGCAGTGGGTTGGCGGCCGGTGAAATCCCGGAGGAATGGGCCATCGAATTGCCAAGTGTAGAGTTCGTCGATAGTCGTGTGAGCCTCAGCGAGGGTCCCCTTTGCGACGCGAACGTACTCGATCTCGCCGGCAAAGCCGCGGCCGACGACGAAATCGGCCGGGTTGTCGATCGAGCCGACTTCGGCGGTGTCGAACTTCGCTTCACCGTCTTTCTGGCCGTCGCAGTAGAGCCGCATTACGCCGGCGGACCGATCCACTTCGACCAGGACGTGATGCCATTGGCCATCGCTTACGTTTCGCGTGCCGGTGATATCGGCTGAGGCATCGCCGGTACCGCGCAGGGTGACATTGACGAGCCCGGCGGCGAGTGAGACCTCGTACCCGACGGCGTTGGGCTGGCGCTTGGCGACGAGAGTCGCGGCGTCGGAGTTGGCTGCAGCGCGAACGTACGCTTCGACGACGAAGCTGTCGTTGCCCACGTCCAGCGATTGGCCCGGCGATGTCGCGGTGTCGGATGGCAGTGTCGCGTGCTGGTCGGTGCCGTTGAGCTTCAGTGCGCCGGATACCCAATCCTCCAGTGGGCCTTCGACATAGCTGTCGGCCGTGAGGTTGACGCCTTTGAGGTCGTTGCGGGGGAGCTTGCGGTACGTTTCGCGGTCCGTGTAGTCAGCGGTCATGAACCAGTGGTCGCCGAGGATCACGCTCGGGTCGGCGTTGTGCCGGCGGAAGTGCCACTCGCCGACCGTGCGGGACAAAGCCCACGGCGCGAAGATCTTAACGCCCTTGTCGATCGCCACGGATCCGTCGGCGGGGCGGAAGTCGAAGTTGGCGGGGTCCATCAACGGCTGATCGTCGGTCGTCCAGCCGGTTTGGCTGGCGACGGCGCCGGCGTTCTCGAGGGCACTACGGAAGCCTTCAAGCGTGCGGTGGACATTGGCCTTGTCGAAGTAGCCGAAAAACCGCGGCTTACCGAAGAAGACATTGTTGGAGTACGCCAGCGTGCTCGCTGCCGCATCGGGGTCTGCCGTCGCGCGCTCCATGTTAACGTCCTGCGGCTTGTCGATGTCGGCGTGACGGAAGAAGACCTCGGTCGCGTCGTCGAACACGTTGCCGATGTACGCCCCACGTCCGCCCTGCGGGGCCTGACGTCGCACGCTGGCGACGAAGCGGTAGGCGGTGTTGTTGGCGAACGTGTTGAGGAAGCCGATCACCTCGTGGAACGCGGTGGTGGCGGCGTGCGGGTGTCCCAGCTCGTTGCTCTTGCCCCAGGCGATGTTGTTGAACACGTAATTCTTGAACGACCCGTCGAAGTAGAACGCGAAGCCAAACCGGGCCGACGCGTGGTTGATCTCCTCCTTGGGCTTATCCTTGCTGCCTTGGTGGCCGAAGTGCCAGTAGCCGTTGGGGTTGCCGGAGATGTTGTTGTAGACGTAGAACGTCCCGCCCTGCCAGGTTTCGATGCCACCGTAGTCGTTGGTCCAGAGCAGCGAGTCGGTCACCTTGTTGTGATGCACGAGCACGCGTGAGAGTGGCACGTCGAACGTAGCGCCACCGCCCTTGCCGCCGAAGATGAACAGCCCGGCGCCACCGGTGCGGTGCAGGATGTTTCCCGCAATCTCACCGACGCGGGCGAACTCCACGGTCAGCGTATGGCCCTGAGCAGCACGGCGCGGGCGCATGCCGGTCTCAAACATGCGGTTGCGGAGGACGTTGACGCGGTTGAGGACGCCGGTGGGCTTCTCGCGTCCACCGCCACTGGTGATCTCGATCCCGCCGTAGTCGGTGTGGGCGATGTCGTTATCGGTGACGTTGAGATTGTCGAGGGTGTCCCCTTCGCCGATGGCCTTTGCCCAGATCGGCTGGGGCACGTGCTCGAAACTGCAATTGGCAACCGTGATGTCGTTGCAATTGCCTAGGATTTTCACTCCGGCCGGATCGATCTCGGGCATTGCCCACCAACGCTCATGAGTCGCCACGACGTTACCGAAGCGGAAGGCCAGCCCGCTGATATGGATGTGGCTCTGGTTGCGGATGTCGATCTGCGTCGTGCGATCGGCGAGCTCAAGGCGAGCGGCGTTCGGGTCGGCGTCGCCAGGCAGGCGGACGAAGAGCCGACCCGCCTGCTGGTCGAACCAATATTCACCGGGCGTGTCGAGGAACCGAGGGAGGTTCTCGAGGTAGTAGCGGTTCATCCAAATCGGCTTGTAATTAGCAGCGTCGCCCCACGGCCCGCCGACCTTGATCGCGCTCTTTTCGGGGTCGTACGCCTCGATTAGCGCAGGATAGGGCTGGCCCATGACGCTGACGTACTCGGTCCAGATGGTGCCGCCCTTGAATGCGTCGGGATCCTTGTCCTTCAGACGATCAGGATCGATGGCCCAGGCACGGGATTCCTTCTTGCCCTCGGCGTCGGTCGTCTCTTCGGTCGTGCTGTTCTTCCAGGTGTACCACTCGCTCTTGACGTCCTCAGGGTCGGAAACGGTCCAGTTGGGGTCGCGGGCCAGGTGCAGGCGTGTGATCTTGTCACCGGCTGCGACAAGCCAAACACCGTAGGGGGTCACGTCCTTGCCGACCTCCTGATACCAGACCTTCGTGGGGTCGGGGATGTCACCGGCGGTGTCGGCAGTGGCGCGGGTCCAGCCACCGGTGACGGCACGGGAGCCGGCGAGAACCGGCGGGCCGTCACCCCACCCTGGATCGCGGGTGAGACGGATGGGGTTGTCGGGCTGGCCGGAATCGTCGGCGGTAAGGGTGCCGCGGTAGGTGACGCCGCCCTTGAAGACGTAGGTATTCACACCGCTGGCAGCCTTCGCGTTGCCAGTGGCGTTGCCGTCCCACGGGTGATGCTTCCAGGGCTGTTCCTTGGTGCCGGCGTTGGCGTCGTCACCGGCGTCGAAGTCGATGTAACGGACGCTCTCACCGGCATTGTACTCGAACGGCTGCGGCGCCCATTCGAGGTCGCCCGTTGCTTTGACCGTCGCGTGAGGCTGTTGCCAGGAGAACCGTGTCTGTTGTGCCACCGCCGTGGCGCAGAAAGCGATCTGCAGAGCGGCGCAACCAAGGAGAGCTGAACGACCGAGCATGCAAAGCCTCCGCTAAACGAGGTGGGGCGGCAGAGGATTCTGCCGGCTGGTGAAAGACTAGCTTCAGGACGAACCCGTGCCAACTTCATTCCATTGGATAACGCGGCCAGCAACATCTCGTTCGCCAACGGTCATGGGACGGCCAGAGGTTAAGATAGCGTTGGCAATGCCTGACCTACCGCCGTGAGTAACGTGAGCCAGCGCATTCGTCTCGACGCGTGGCCGTACAACGTCACGCCCAATCGCAGATCGCGTTCAGATGGTCGGCACCGCCCTCCTGGTACCAGCTGTCGAGCTGGGCCTGGTCCTTCAGTTGCTGCCCGCGCTTGCGGTCGACGACGAGGAAGCTGCTCGACACACCCGGCAGCGCGGTCATGTCGCCCCAAAGCTTTTCGAACTGCGCGACCGGGAACACGTCCTCCTGGCCGTGGCCCCACCGCTTCTTCACGTCCTTCAGCGTAACGTACGTCGGCATGCGGGCCGCCAACGTGCGCACGGCGTCGGCAACCTTGTCGGCGTTCGCAAGGTCGGCGCGCGTCAGGTTGAACTGCGCCAGCAACTGGTTGATGTCGATCCAGGTGGTGTTCGAGTTGTAGTACGACAGCGCGAACTCGTCCTCTTCCCGCGGCATCGCCAGCCCTTCCAGCAGGCGAGGCCGACCGTTCACGCGTGCCAGGCCGCCGCCGCGATCCTCCAGGCGACGGCTGATGACCTCGAAGCTGACGCAGCTGCCGCGCGCGATGTGCGCGCCGAGCATCGCGGGGTCGGCGTCGGCGCCGAGCGTGTCGATGTTGTGCAACATCAGGTGCTTCAACTGCGGGCGTTCGGTCAGCAGTTGCGCCAGCACGCCGTTGCGCAGCATGTTGGGCACCTCGTACCAGTGGCCGACCGGGTGCAGGCACTGGGCGGGCAGGTTGTCGGTGTAGTCGGCGCCCTCACCGGCGGTCTGGGCCCAGTTGATGAGCGCGGCGTGGACGCTGTCGCGCATCTTCTGCTTCTGCACGTCCAGCACCTGATGTGAGACCTCTTCCCACTGAAAGCGCAAATCGCGCACCATCGGCACCATGCGCAGCCCGACAGCGCGCCCCGGCGACAGTAGGATCGGACCCGCGTAGCCGTAGTTGTCGACCGCCTTCAACCAGTCGGCGATCGCGCCGTGCGTGAGCCAACTGGTAGTCATGACGTGCGGCAGCGGCACGCCCGCGGCGCGACCCGTGCGGCGGCTCTTGGCCAAGTGGGCCTCCACGAACGTACGGTGTCGGCCGGCGAGCTTGCAGAATGGGTGCAGTGCCTTCACGACGCCCGCACCCTGCGTCCAGCGAGACCCGACGCCCGCTGCCAGCGAGATGACCGCCACCTCCCCCGCCGCCAGCGCCGCGCGACCCAGCGCGGCTTGCTTGCCGTCGGCGGCGCTGCCGCCGCGCAAATCGACCACGTCGTCGCTGGTGACGTCCGTGATCTGCGTCGTCGACGACAGGCGGTTCTGCGACAGGCCAATGCGCCCGGCGCGCAGTTCACTGCGCACGTACTCGTGTTCCTGCCGGTCGAAACCCAGGCCGTCCAGGATCTCCGATAGCGACCGCCCGCGGTCGGATGCGGCGCGGGCGGCCTGTGGGATCATGCGATGGAAGACGCTGTCGACCGTGCGCGTCATCGCGGGGTCGTTCTGCGTTGCTTGGCCAAAGCGTTCGAGTTCGGCGCGTTGCGCCGGCGACAGCGAGCGCACGTCGCGCCGCAGGGCCGGGGGCACGACCAGTGCATAGTACGCCGGCGGCATCATCGCGGCCTC comes from the Tepidisphaeraceae bacterium genome and includes:
- a CDS encoding LamG-like jellyroll fold domain-containing protein, whose product is MAQQTRFSWQQPHATVKATGDLEWAPQPFEYNAGESVRYIDFDAGDDANAGTKEQPWKHHPWDGNATGNAKAASGVNTYVFKGGVTYRGTLTADDSGQPDNPIRLTRDPGWGDGPPVLAGSRAVTGGWTRATADTAGDIPDPTKVWYQEVGKDVTPYGVWLVAAGDKITRLHLARDPNWTVSDPEDVKSEWYTWKNSTTEETTDAEGKKESRAWAIDPDRLKDKDPDAFKGGTIWTEYVSVMGQPYPALIEAYDPEKSAIKVGGPWGDAANYKPIWMNRYYLENLPRFLDTPGEYWFDQQAGRLFVRLPGDADPNAARLELADRTTQIDIRNQSHIHISGLAFRFGNVVATHERWWAMPEIDPAGVKILGNCNDITVANCSFEHVPQPIWAKAIGEGDTLDNLNVTDNDIAHTDYGGIEITSGGGREKPTGVLNRVNVLRNRMFETGMRPRRAAQGHTLTVEFARVGEIAGNILHRTGGAGLFIFGGKGGGATFDVPLSRVLVHHNKVTDSLLWTNDYGGIETWQGGTFYVYNNISGNPNGYWHFGHQGSKDKPKEEINHASARFGFAFYFDGSFKNYVFNNIAWGKSNELGHPHAATTAFHEVIGFLNTFANNTAYRFVASVRRQAPQGGRGAYIGNVFDDATEVFFRHADIDKPQDVNMERATADPDAAASTLAYSNNVFFGKPRFFGYFDKANVHRTLEGFRSALENAGAVASQTGWTTDDQPLMDPANFDFRPADGSVAIDKGVKIFAPWALSRTVGEWHFRRHNADPSVILGDHWFMTADYTDRETYRKLPRNDLKGVNLTADSYVEGPLEDWVSGALKLNGTDQHATLPSDTATSPGQSLDVGNDSFVVEAYVRAAANSDAATLVAKRQPNAVGYEVSLAAGLVNVTLRGTGDASADITGTRNVSDGQWHHVLVEVDRSAGVMRLYCDGQKDGEAKFDTAEVGSIDNPADFVVGRGFAGEIEYVRVAKGTLAEAHTTIDELYTWQFDGPFLRDFTGRQPTAKRDAGALER